Proteins encoded in a region of the Flavobacteriaceae bacterium HL-DH10 genome:
- a CDS encoding TM2 domain-containing protein, which translates to MSDEKNLSDDLNDMLGDAKEGAKKASDKAGKFAEEAKEKAKEFAGEAKETASEFTDSAKETFDNVTGENKKVLAGVLGILFGGLGIHKFVLGYNKEGIILLIATVVTCGIASIIGFIEGIIYLTKSDEEFYNTYQVGKKPWF; encoded by the coding sequence ATGTCTGATGAAAAAAATTTAAGCGACGACCTAAACGACATGTTAGGCGATGCAAAAGAAGGAGCTAAAAAAGCATCTGATAAAGCTGGTAAATTTGCAGAAGAAGCAAAGGAAAAAGCTAAAGAGTTTGCCGGAGAAGCAAAAGAAACTGCATCAGAGTTTACTGATAGTGCTAAAGAAACATTTGATAATGTAACTGGTGAAAACAAAAAAGTATTGGCTGGAGTTTTGGGTATTCTTTTTGGTGGACTTGGAATTCATAAATTTGTTTTAGGTTATAATAAGGAAGGTATAATACTATTAATTGCAACGGTAGTAACATGTGGTATTGCTTCTATAATTGGTTTTATAGAAGGTATTATATACTTAACTAAGTCTGATGAAGAGTTTTATAACACATATCAAGTTGGAAAAAAACCTTGGTTTTAA